Proteins from a genomic interval of Salvelinus alpinus chromosome 7, SLU_Salpinus.1, whole genome shotgun sequence:
- the LOC139580499 gene encoding myosin-6-like isoform X2 has protein sequence MAMFTFLHEPAVLFNLKERYAAWMIYTYSGLFCVTVNPYKWLPVYDQSVVNAYRGKKRTEAPPHVFSVSDNAYQYMLSDRENQSVLITGESGAGKTVNTKRVIQYFASIAAVAGKKSAAEEKKGTLEDQIIQANPALEAFGNAKTIRNDNSSRFGKFIRIHFGVTGKLSSADIETYLLEKSRVTFQLKAERDYHIFYQILSQKKPELLEMLLITSNPYDYAFISQGEIKVTSIDDSDELMATDDAFNVLGFSQEEINGIYKLTGAIMHYGNMKFKNKQREEQAESDGTEDVDKVAYLMCLNSADLVKGLCHPRVKVGNEWVTKGQSVDQVYYSIGALSKKIYENMFLWMVIRINLTLDTKNARQHYIGVLDIAGFEIFDFNTFEQLCINFTNEKLQQFFNHHMFVLEQEEYKKEGIVWEFIDFGMDLAACIDLIERPMGIMSILEEECMFPKASDSTFKAKLYDTHLGKNACFQKPKIIKGRPEAHFSLVHYAGTVDYNIGNWLVKNKDPLNETVVGLFQKSSLKFLSNLFASYAGAEGGEDKAAGGKKKKGSSFQTVSALHRENLGKLMTNLRSTHPHFVRCLIPNETKTPGAMENPLVMHQLRCNGVLEGIRICRKGFPNRILYADFKQRYRILNPNAIPEGQFIDNVKAAEKLLGSLDIDHTQYRLGHTKVFFKAGLLGTLEEMRDDRLALIITGMQARSRGLLARIEFQKIVDRRDALLVIQWNIRAFMGVKNWPWMKMFFKIKPLLVSAETEKEMANMKEEFLKLKELFAKTDARRKELEEKMVSLLQEKNDLQMAVLSSEDTLGDAEERCEGLIKNKIQLEAKAKELTERLEDEEEMNSELTAKKRKLEDECSELKKDIDDLELTLAKVEKEKHATENKVKNLTEEMAALDEIIAKLTKEKKALQEAHQQTLDDLQSEEDKVNTLTKAKAKLEQQVDDLEGSLEQEKKVRMDLERAKRKLEGDLKLTQESLMDLENDKQQMEERMKKKDFEMSQLNSKIEDEQAMSAQLQKKLKELQARIEELEEELEAERAARAKVEKQRADLARELEEISERLEEAGGATASQIEMNKKREAEFQKVRRDLEEATLQHEATAATLRKKNADSVADLGEQIDNLQRVKQKLEKEKSELRLELDDVVSNMEQIVKTKTNLEKMCRTLEDQMSEYRTKAEEGQRSINDFTMQKAKLQTENGELARQLEEKDSLVSQLTRGKQSNVQQIEDLKRQLEEEVKAKNALAHAVQSARHDSDLLREQYEEEQEAKAELQRGMSKANAEVAQWRTKYETDAIQKTEELEEAKKKLAQRLQDAEEAVEAVNAKCSSLEKTKHRLQNEIEDLMVDVERSNAAAAALDKKQRNFDKVLAEWKQKFEESQTELESSQKEARSLSTELFKLKNSYEESLDHLETMKRENKNLQEEISDLTEQLGEGGKSVHELEKIRKQLEQEKAEIQTALEEAEGSLEHEEGKILRAQLEYNQVKADIERKLVEKDEEMEMNKRNQQRVVDTLQSSLESETRSRNEALRLKKKMEGDLNEMEIQLSQANRQAGEAQKQLKGLHSHLKDSQLQLDDALRGGDDLKENIAIVERRNNLMQAELDELRSLVEQTERGRKLAEQELLDVSERVQLLHSQNTSLLSQKKKLEGDTSQLSTEVEEAVQECRNAEEKAKKAITDAAMMAEELKKEQDTSSHLERMKKNMEQTIKDLQHRLDEAEQIAMKGGKKQIQKLEARVRELETEVEMEQRRSGDSVKGVRKYERRIKELTYQVHQSYPMNMLRIKLRFIYMTLSPPPPLCFLVQTEEDRKNLSRLQDLVDKLQLKVKSFKRTAEEAEEQANSNLGKFRKIQHELDEAEERADIAESQVNKMRAKSRDVGSKKGKDEE, from the exons ATGGCGATGTTCACCTTCCTGCACGAGCCCGCCGTGCTGTTTAACCTCAAAGAGCGCTACGCAGCCTGGATGATTTAC ACCTACTCAGGGCTGTTCTGTGTCACTGTCAACCCCTACAAGTGGCTGCCAGTGTACGATCAGTCTGTTGTCAATGCTTACAGAGGCAAGAAGAGGACAGAAGCTCCTCCTCATGTATTCTCCGTCTCTGACAATGCCTACCAGTACATGCTCTCAG ACAGGGAAAACCAGTCTGTCCTCATCAC TGGAGAATCCGGTGCTGGAAAGACTGTGAACACCAAGCGAGTCATTCAGTACTTTGCCAGCATCGCTGCCGTCGCTGGAAAGAAAAGTGCAGCAGAAGAGAAAAAG GGGACCTTGGAGGATCAAATCATCCAGGCCAATCCTGCCCTGGAGGCGTTTGGTAACGCAAAGACCATCAGGAATGACAACTCCTCCCGATTC GGTAAATTCATCCGaattcattttggagtcactggGAAACTTTCCTCTGCTGACATTGAGACTT ATCTTCTGGAAAAGTCACGTGTCACTTTCCAGCTCAAGGCTGAGAGAGACTACCACATCTTCTACCAGATTCTGTCCCAAAAGAAACCAGAACTGCTGG AGATGCTCCTCATCACCAGCAATCCCTACGACTACGCCTTCATCTCCCAAGGAGAGATTAAAGTCACTTCCATTGATGATTCTGATGAGCTAATGGCTACTGAT GATGCCTTTAATGTGCTGGGCTTCTCTCAAGAAGAGATTAATGGCATTTACAAGCTGACCGGGGCCATAATGCACTACGGCAACATGAAGTTTAAGAACAAGCAGAGGGAGGAGCAAGCAGAATCTGATGGCACTGAGG ATGTCGACAAAGTCGCATATCTGATGTGCCTGAACTCTGCGGACCTGGTCAAGGGGCTGTGTCACCCAAGGGTCAAAGTAGGAAATGAATGGGTCACCAAAGGTCAGAGTGTCGATCAG GTGTACTACTCTATTGGTGCACTGTCAAAGAAGATTTACGAGAACATGTTCCTGTGGATGGTGATAAGAATCAACCTGACTCTGGACACTAAGAACGCTCGGCAGCACTACATTGGTGTGCTGGACATTGCTGGCTTTGAGATCTTTGAT TTCAACACCTTTGAGCAGCTGTGCATCAACTTCACTAATGAGAAGCTGCAGCAGTTCTTCAACCACCACATGTTTGTGCTGGAGCAGGAAGAGTACAAGAAAGAGGGCATCGTCTGGGAGTTCATTGACTTCGGCATGGACTTGGCTGCCTGCATTGACCTCATCGAAAGG CCCATGGGTATCATGTCCATCCTTGAAGAGGAGTGCATGTTCCCCAAGGCCAGTGATTCTACATTCAAGGCTAAGCTGTATGACACCCATCTGGGAAAAAACGCATGCTTCCAGAAGCCCAAGATTATTAAGGGAAGGCCGGAAGCACATTTCTCCCTGGTTCACTATGCTGGCACTGTTGACTACAACATTGGTAACTGGCTGGTGAAGAACAAGGACCCGCTGAATGAGACTGTGGTCGGACTGTTCCAGAAGTCAAGTCTTAAGTTCTTGTCCAATCTCTTTGCGAGCTACGCTGGTGCAGAAGGAG GTGAGGACAAAGCGGCTGGAGGAAAGAAGAAGAAAGGCTCTTCCTTCCAGACTGTGTCTGCACTGCACAGG GAGAACTTGGGTAAACTCATGACCAACTTGAGGTCTACTCACCCCCACTTTGTGCGTTGCCTCATCCCCAACGAGACCAAGACTCCCGGGGCCATGGAGAATCCTCTGGTCATGCACCAACTGCGCTGTAACGGTGTGCTGGAAGGAATCAGGATCTGCAGAAAGGGCTTCCCCAACAGGATCCTGTATGCTGATTTCAAACAAAG ATACCGCATCCTCAACCCAAATGCTATCCCCGAGGGTCAGTTCATTGACAACGTGAAGGCGGCAGAAAAACTGCTGGGCTCTCTGGACATTGACCACACCCAGTACAGATTAGGACACACTAAG GTGTTCTTTAAGGCTGGTCTCCTGGGTACCCTTGAGGAGATGAGGGACGACCGTCTCGCCCTCATCATCACCGGCATGCAGGCCAGATCACGTGGTCTACTTGCCAGGATTGAGTTCCAGAAAATTGTTGACCGCAG GGATGCTTTGCTTGTGATCCAATGGAACATTCGTGCCTTCATGGGTGTCAAGAATTGGCCCTGGATGAAAATGTTCTTCAAGATCAAACCTCTGCTGGTTTCAGCAGAAACTGAGAAAGAGATGGCCAACATGAAGGAAGAATTCCTGAAGCTGAAAGAGCTTTTTGCTAAAACGGACGCCCGTAGAAAGGAGCTGGAGGAGAAGATGGTCTCCCTTCTCCAAGAGAAGAACGACCTGCAAATGGCAGTCCTATCT TCAGAAGACACTCTTGGTGATGCTGAAGAGAGATGTGAGGGGCTGATCAAGAATAAGATCCAGCTTGAGGCCAAAGCCAAAGAGCTGACAGAGAggctggaggatgaggaggagatgaaTTCAGAGCTGACTGCTAAGAAGAGGAAGCTGGAAGATGAGTGCTCAGAACTCAAGAAGGACATTGATGATCTGGAGCTCACTCTGGCTAAAGTGGAGAAAGAGAAGCATGCCACAGAGAACAAG GTTAAAAACCTGACTGAGGAGATGGCAGCTCTGGACGAAATCATTGCCAAGCTGACCAAGGAGAAGAAGGCTCTGCAGGAGGCTCATCAACAAACGTTGGATGACCTGCAGAGTGAGGAGGACAAGGTCAACACGCTGACCAAGGCCAAAGCCAAACTGGAACAGCAAGTTGATGAC CTTGAAGGGTCTCTGGAGCAAGAGAAGAAGGTGAGGATGGACCTggagagagcaaagagaaagCTGGAGGGAGATTTGAAGTTGACCCAGGAGAGCCTAATGGACCTGGAGAACGACAAGCAACAGATGGAAGAGAGGATGAAGAA GAAGGACTTTGAGATGAGCCAACTCAACAGCAAGATTGAGGATGAGCAGGCCATGAGCGCCCAACTCCAGAAGAAACTGAAGGAGCTGCAG GCCCGCATTGAGGAGCTGGAGGAAGAGCTGGAGGCTGAGAGAGCTGCCCGTGCCAAAGTGGAGAAACAGAGGGCAGACTTGGCCAGAGAGCTGGAGGAGATCAGCGAGaggctggaggaggctggtggaGCCACTGCCTCCCAGATTGAGATGAACAAGAAGAGGGAGGCTGAGTTCCAGAAGGTGCGCAGAGACCTCGAAGAGGCTACCCTGCAGCACGAGGCTACTGCTGCCACTCTGAGGAAGAAAAATGCTGACAGTGTGGCTGACCTGGGAGAGCAGATTGATAACCTTCAGAGAGTGAAGcagaagctggagaaggagaagagtgaGCTCAGGCTGGAGCTGGATGATGTGGTCTCCAACATGGAGCAGATTGTCAAGACTAAG acaAACTTGGAGAAAATGTGCCGCACTCTCGAGGACCAGATGAGTGAATACAGGACGAAAGCTGAGGAAGGACAGCGATCCATCAATGATTTCACCATGCAGAAAGCAAAGCTTCAAACTGAGAACG GTGAACTTGCCAGACAATTGGAGGAGAAGGACTCTCTGGTCTCCCAACTGACCAGGGGCAAGCAGTCCAACGTTCAGCAGATTGAAGACCTCAAAAGACAACTGGAGGAGGAAGTCAAG GCAAAGAACGCACTTGCCCATGCAGTGCAGTCTGCTCGCCATGACTCAGACCTGCTCAGGGAGCAGtatgaggaggagcaggaggccaAGGCTGAGCTGCAGCGTGGCATGTCCAAGGCCAACGCTGAGGTGGCTCAGTGGAGAACCAAGTATGAAACTGATGCCATCCAGAAGACCGAGGAGCTTGAAGAGGCAAA GAAGAAGCTGGCTCAGCGTCTGCAGGATGCCGAGGAAGCTGTGGAGGCTGTTAACGCTAAATGCTCCTCCTTGGAGAAGACTAAACACAGACTCCAGAATGAGATTGAAGATCTCATGGTGGATGTGGAGAGATCCAATGCAGCTGCTGCCGCGCTGGACAAGAAGCAGAGGAACTTCGACAAG GtcctggctgaatggaagcagaaGTTTGAGGAGTCTCAGACTGAGTTGGAGAGCTCCCAGAAAGAGGCCAGATCCCTCAGCACTGAGCTCTTCAAACTCAAGAACTCTTATGAGGAGTCTCTGGATCATCTGGAGACCATGAAGAGGGAGAACAAGAACCTACAAG aggAAATTTCTGATCTGACTGAGCAACTTGGTGAGGGAGGAAAGAGCGTCCATGAGCTGGAGAAGATCCGTAAACAGCTGGAGCAGGAGAAGGCTGAGATACAGACTGCACTAGAGGAAGCTGAG GGCTCCCTGGAGCACGAGGAGGGCAAGATCCTGAGAGCACAGCTGGAGTACAACCAGGTCAAAGCTGACATTGAGCGCAAACTGGTGGAGAAAGATGAGGAAATGGAGATGAATAAGAGGAACCAGCAGAGAGTGGTGGATACCCTGCAGAGCTCCCTGGAGTCAGAGACTCGCAGCAGGAATGAAGCTCTCAGGctgaagaagaagatggagggagatcTCAATGAGATGGAGATCCAGCTCAGCCAGGCCAACAGGCAGGCAGGAGAGGCCCAGAAGCAACTAAAGGGTCTTCATTCCCATCTGAAG GATTCTCAACTGCAGCTGGATGATGCTCTCCGTGGCGGTGACGACCTGAAGGAGAACATTGCCATTGTGGAGAGACGCAACAACCTGATGCAGGCTGAACTGGATGAGCTGAGGTCCCTGGTGGAGCAGACGGAGAGAGGCCGCAAACTGGCCGAGCAGGAACTGCTGGATGTTAGTGAGAGAGTTCAGCTACTGCACTCTCAG AACACCAGCCTGCTGAGCCAGAAGAAGAAGCTAGAGGGTGACACATCCCAGCTTTCGACTGAAGTGGAAGAGGCTGTGCAGGAATGCAGAAACGCTGAGGAGAAGGCCAAGAAGGCCATTACTGATGCTGCCATGATGGCAGAAGAGCTGAAGAAGGAGCAGGACACCAGTTCTCACCTGGAGCGCATGAAGAAAAACATGGAGCAGACCATTAAGGACCTGCAGCACCGCCTGGATGAAGCTGAACAAATCGCCATGAAGGGGGGCAAGAAGCAGATCCAGAAGCTGGAGGCCAGA GTGAGGGAGTTAGAGACTGAAGTGGAAATGGAGCAAAGGAGGAGCGGCGATTCTGTGAAAGGAGTCCGTAAATATGAGAGACGCATCAAGGAACTCACCTACCAGGTACATCAGAGTTACCCTATGAACATGCTCAGAATAAAACTAAGGTTCATATATATGaccctatccccccccccccccctttgttttctGGTGCAGACTGAGGAAGACCGTAAGAATTTGAGCCGTCTGCAGGACCTGGTGGACAAACTGCAGCTGAAGGTCAAATCCTTCAAGAGAACTGCAGAGGAGGCT GAGGAACAAGCCAATTCCAATTTGGGCAAATTCCGCAAGATTCAGCATGAACTGGACGAGGCAGAGGAGAGGGCTGATATTGCTGAGTCTCAGGTCAATAAGATGAGAGCCAAGAGTCGGGACGTTGGTTCTAAG AAAGGAAAGGATGAGGAGTGA